The Prinia subflava isolate CZ2003 ecotype Zambia chromosome 2, Cam_Psub_1.2, whole genome shotgun sequence genomic sequence TTGTGTCCACTGCTACATCCTTGTCCACAATAGTAAACCATTTTGTTAGAGGATGCAGTCAGGTTGGCCAAGTGGGATTTGTTCTTCATAAATTAATGCACACTGTTCTTAAGTGCTTTCTTGTCTTTTATAGGTCTCTTTCTAATAGAGCTTCTTCAACATTCTTTCTGTCTCCTGCAGCCTCTTTCTGGTTTCCTGAATGGTTGAGAAAAAAGCCTTCAGAACCCaatcataaaaataatacagagtaatttaataatttgcattttaaatgagATGCTGGATCTAGTTCAGATATGCTATTCTTAAGGCTAGCCGATAACAGATACGCTGTCTTTTAACCCTTCCTGAATGGATCTATGCAATGTACATGTTTAGTATTTCTAGCACTTTAAATCCAGTAAACAATTTGCTCTTGCATATTCATTAATAATTCTGTAATATGGGTAAGTCTTATACATCCCACGTGTATGGAGGAGGTATGATTTCCAATTTTATTGTCTGATAAATGCTTTACCACTGATGTCCTTAAGGTATGTTTCTAGAATTAACACTTGAGCGATAATCACGAGGCTGGACTCACAGGCACTGGCCTCAGTGTTGCTTTTGTAATATTTGTCAGTTTTGTAGcatttatatgtatataattcCTCTACAAGCACTTTGTGTGCTGTTTTTGCATATTGCTTATTGACACTGGTTTTCCACCCAGTCATTATTCGACAGTAGTTAGAGGTATTGTTTATGTGCTTTTCCAAATACCTATCAAAGCATCATGTGTAGTGTTAAATACATGGAAGCTCAGTAGGCTGGAGGACCCCAACAGAGTACAAATATTAGCTCTGTCAGGATTTTATTCTTCAGTAAGTgcctgaaaacagaaacaagtcAGCTCCATACAATTTTAAGCAGCTTTTTTATGTAGTTAAGAAACTTCAGCAAGGATTAGCAAAGTCTCCCTACAAGATATTAAGGTAGTGCTAAGGCTTAAGTCTCAATCTTTCATCAGTctcagctgggtttttttctccatcttttgCCAGAACAGATGGCAATTccaaaaaagaaatcccaaatgAACTGGTTACCGCAGAGTAATTATGATTTATAAGCTGGAGATGGCGCTCTTTGCCCACAGATTTCTGCTTCAACCGCATTTGCTGCTTACCAGTGCCAGGCTGAAATTGTGCTTCCATTTCTTTAAGAAATAGCGCTGGAGGAGAGAGATTGCTTTGTTCACTTGGTGCAGTAATGTGAAAATCATCTCCCCAAATGccaaggggctgggaggagaccCAGTAACTACTCCTGGGTGGATCATAATCAGTTTGTGCTTTATATAATGTAGCACCAATGATAACGCATTGGGTTTTGAAAATCCTCATATGTTCTGCCAGCACGGGCACAGTAAACCTTGTATTGGCAAAATATCTTCAGGAAAAGTAATTAGTTGATAGGATTCATTCATTACCATGTggcatgaaaagaaaaaaaatgttgtgtaATTCAGTGGACAGGGCAAAATGGTTATGTATCACAGACCCATCAGGAAGGAATATCAGCCTTGATGCCCTCCCtaatagcaaaaaaataaatgagcacCTGCCAGACACTATAAATGGTCATTTTAGTTTTCCAGAATGTAATATCTTCCCTTGTCTGAGGCAATCTTAGCAGCTATGTAGAGTTAGCTAGTGAAAATCTGTTGCAAGGATTCTTCAGTAAAGGTACAGAAGAGCAAACCTCTGGAGTGACAGTACATGTGTGTCATGTGGCTCCCCTCACTCTGCCATGCACCTCACCATGCTGGACTGTCTCCTTGTGCCCAGGGagcccctctctgccctgtgTGGGCTGTCAGTGCTGGTGAGAGGCACCGTGCACTGATATCTGTGCCAAGGGCTGGACGTCTTCTGCTTAGAATCACAtaatagaattacagaatgctttgggttggaacagaccttaaagaccatctagttccacCCCACTGCCATGActggggacaccttccattagaccaggttgctcaaagccccatccaacctggcctggaacattttcagggatgggacattgacagcttctctgggcaacctgttccagtgtctcaccgCACTTACaggaaagcattttttcctaatatccaatctaaacatagtctctttcagtttaaagctgtTCCATCTTGTCTTGTCACTACGTGCCCATGTAAAACATCCCTCTCCATACGAGAAGGCTGAGGAGAATGTACACTTATGGTAGCATTCCAGTAGTCAGCAATAACTGTCCAGAGTGTAGGGACAGTTCAGGGTAGCTAACCTGTAGCATCACTAccagaaaacaaatattcttcTTGCTGCTGTTCCATAACATCTTGGGCTTTCTGTGATTAACAAGAGATTTTCTATCAGAACCCTTAGGATTAACCTATCTAAACcttcaaaatgaagaaaaagttattttatctTATATGTGTAACAGATCTGCAGAACCAAGAGTAGAACTTTAGAATGGCacatttgggggaaaaaaagttaatttaagAGTAAATCAATCTTACATGAGCAGAACATTTCTAATGTAAAAAGGCAGCTGAATTAGAGGATTAGGTCACACTGCCTGATTAACATCATTTGATCTTTTGCTATTGAAAAGCCACTGGTCTTCTCAGAGAATGGAAGCATTCAAACTTTAAATGACACCACAAGCCTGGcttagaaaaaaacctgctaaaCTGAAAACAACTTGCCTTGCTTCAGTAATTGTTGATTTGTCTCTGCTGTGGGGGGATGCATCCAAATCAGGATTTAGAAATCCCTAACATTTTGCTACAACAAAGAAGGACTGCAAAACTGAATGAGGGCATCTTGGGCACTATGTGGGAGAGGCTTACAGCATGTGAATCTTGTCTTGCTTTGCCATAtcatatttatttcttatttaaaggTGGAAGACAGATACTCAAATATCTGtttgatgtttgttttctttattatgCATTCCTTGTtagttttgcctttttaaatttgcagggggaggaaatgaaaaggaaaaaaaaaaaaaaaaaaaaaaaaaaaaaaaaaaaaaaaaagcagctcacCTTGGACCACAGAGCCCACTCAGAATCTGAGATAAGAGAGTGAGAGAGGCAGTTCTAGTTATAGTTTTTATtggttttaaaactgaatttgttCTAACTAAGAAACATGTTTAAACAGAGaagcttttcttaaaattataCCACTTTCTTGTGAGCCTCAAAGTAAAATTGTAACAGATCAGCCTTGGTCTTCTGAAATTTTCTAAGGTAAAGTGAGAATGAGGGAACCACTCTATGATATAACAGCCTTTTGTCACTGGAAACACCAAGAACAAGAATAAATCCcacgttaaaaaaaaaatcttctggcTACCTCTCATAtcttttctgttaaaaagcTTATACTGTTTTCACTTAATTGTACTTAAATGAGTTTTGAGGGGATTTTAACAATCAGCTGCCACTGTCAGCACTTAGTAAACAGCaagcagacagaaataaaagaatttatttcctATCTCTAATGATCTGATGATCAGTTTGCTCAaaggatttttctgtgctttttgtgAAGTACTAACCAGTATTCACAAGCAGtctatttttataattttaaaaaatgcttatttAATATTCACTATGTTATTTTCAGTTGTAGTGTTATTTGAGTTGCTagagatgaagaaaagcagtattttaagATATAGAAAAGCTGTGAATATTCTTGTTATTCCCCCAGTCATGCTTTTAAGCACTGCACATTCATATAATGAGCACAGAGATCCTGCTCAGACTCTTGCTTTTCAGCCATCTCCCAAATGTCAGCCAAGTCagaccctgcttagcttccaAAATCAGATGTGGTCGGGCATGTAacaatgtaaagaaaaataaatcctgaaagGCACTCTGAATTATaatgtacctttttttttttttttttccctgacatgccagaaagaacaaaatggaAGTTTTATCACAACCCTGCTTCCTTTTGGGTGCCCCCACCCTCCCTTATTACTGGGAGCAGCGTTTTCTCAAAATAAAGGCACACTgatttgtttgttattttaggCTCTGAGAAGCAGGTCAGACTGGAACCCTGTCCAAATGTGTGCCTCTAGTCCCCTTACGGACCTGCGAGCGTACTTATCTCCATCCGCTGCACGGCACTGAGCGCATTGTGTCCCTGAGCTCCGGCAGCGCTCAGcgctgtctgtctgtctgtccctgcgGCGGTGGCCGTGCTTGCAGCCCGCCGCCGTCTGAGGCTCCCGCCGGTTCTCACACTGCGAGACGTGCACGTAACTCGCTGCCTTACCTTCCTGCCCCCCCGCACTGCTTGGCTATTATTTTGACGGCTGGTGACAGGGCTGTGgagcctcccttcccctctgtcACCCTGCCTGGCAGCCGCCGCTGGGCGGCCCGATttgtgccctgccagccccgggggAGGGGAACACCCCGAGGCCGCAGCGCTCCGCTGCGGGGCTCCAGGGGCTCCTCTGCGGGCAGGCTCGCTGGCCACAGCCGGGGCGGCACTCGCTCCTCTCTCACGCCGCCGGTACCGCTCCCacactaacaaaaaaaaatctgctttgctATTTTTGGCCAAATATTTGAGCCTTTCAGACATCTCTGAACAAAACACATCGGCCATAGGCGTGCTGTTGCTAATGTGAGGGAACCTTTTGCATGGGCCTCTGCTTTCTAACCTGAGATTGGCTTTAATTATGCATTATTTCGCCTTCCTCCCTGTGCGCCTGTTGCTGAACGCGTTGTGCCACCCAGCGCATCAGTCGATCACGGCAGCGCACGGAGCGCGGTGCTTCACATCCCGGCTTGGGCGGCATTCATGTGCACCGAGTGGAGACAGCAGCCACTGTTAAGACGCTGGGTAGGTTTAAGCATGCTAGGGCCTGTCTGTCCCTGTAGTAAATAGCTTTGCTGACATTTAAGCTGCACATGGCTTGATGTTAGGTCAAACAAAAATGTCACACTATAATCACTTTTTAAATAGCTGTTTCCGGCTCAGTTAGTACTGTATAGTTCCAGAAGAGAAAGCACTTACAAGCTGACAGACAGAAAGGGGGAACCGTCTGTATAGGATGTTTGCCtaatcccatccctgcccttgcTTGTCAGGCTTGGAggctttgtttgtttaaaaaaaaatgcttataCAATTTAATGCCACTGTACTTTTCAGCTGGGCAGACTCTAAAGAAAACTCACGAATAAGCTCTGAGGAGAACTCACAGCTTTGATGTGCCTGTGAGGGGGTTGGTGGCCCAGGGGGCAGCCAGCCCTCAGCAGTTTTGTGGCTGATACTGTGTATTAAGGCGCTATGCTGCTGAGATTCTATTGCTGCGAGAAGACACGTAGGTAAAATCCTAAGGATCTCTGTCAGCAGAAAATGTGGAGGTTTTCATATTCACTGCTACCACTCCTTAAATTTGTGTCTGAACCAGCCTGTGAAAGACATGGACCATGGGAAAGCCATGCCAGACTTGCTTCCTCTCTCAGATGCCTCAGTTTGTGTGTGACAGTCTCcatatagaatcacagaatcatttaggttggaaaagacattgATATGGTTCCACTGAGACTCTGGTATCCTGCCCTACCCTAAGGAGGAACTAGCATCCCCATGAGACACAGCAATGGCTTGccagagagcacagcagtgtTCCCCAGGTCCTGGTCCCCCATTGACACAGACAGGCACTGGGTCAGAGCACCCTGTGATGGGGCTGAAGTGTGTATGTCTTTCCTCTCCACCCCACATATGGCTGAAGGGAATATTTACAGCCCACCACTCAGACCAACCGTCCCAAAATCAGCTACgtgtgccctgctgcccactTGCACTTTTGTCTTTGCCCCACAAGCTCTCCTGGGATTATTGGCAGTTTCTTTTGTGGCAAGGGACAGCTGTAATCAGAAGGTGGATCAGTGGATCGTGAAGCTCTTGTAGAAGGCAACACATGAGAGATTTAATCTACAAGGATGAATAAGAGTGCATGATCTTTTGGGAAGAACAGAGACTCATGagagaatgaaataatttgtcATCAGCAGTTTAGCAGGAAGGAGGAAACCAGCCTTTCTTGGCTTCTACTGTAGCCTTTTTCATCTAATTTCATCTTTGCCTCTTATTTCTAACCAAGTGGCAGTCTGAGAAGGTGCTACAGATGTGACTAAATGCCACCATGAGAATTGAGCCAAAGCCTTGAAcacccctggctgctgctgcacagaggcTGCTGACCGCTGCTTGTAGGTCTGTTGTAAGTCATTTCCTTTCCTGATTAGGTCAGAACAGTGGCACCAACCTGAGTGTGTCAACATGGGGATTTCCTGCTATGTGGATTTCCCTCTATCCCAAAGCAAGCTGTATGCTatactttttaaattgaaaagcaaatttattCCCATAGGACATATATTTCCAAGCTGCATTTAGACAGTAAACAGTAAATCTTAACACATTCCTCATTTCACATCATAGTTACAGCAGGTGGTGGCTACTGTCTGATCCCATAATAATGAACATGataaaaaaacaaatctctTCCACATTCAGACTGTGGAAGATGAGATTTTACAAATACAGTTGCAAACTATGGGGCACTATGAAGAGGGTGTTGGGTAAAATATTACAGTCTCCAAGAGGTAGGACAAATTAACCTTTTGTTTACAACTATCCAACATTCCTTAACCCAGATGTGACCTTTATTAGACCTCAAATTTGTATTAGCAACGCTTTTTCTTTTAGGCACAGTTTGCTGGGAAGGATTGTGCCATTGCTCAACCATTGATGTGAGGGTGAGTGGTGGGGAGTCACTTTGGGGCTGTTGGAGAGTTCCTCCTGGCCAGGAGATGGGCAAGGAAGGAACAGAGGGATGGAATATATACAGTTCACAGTAAATTTAGCAAAAATGGCCATGCATTCAAAGTCCAGCCACTTGTCCCTGTTTTACACTCTTTGCCAGTACAAAGAATGAAATGGAACTAGAGGAGGCAAGAGTGGGTAAGTGTTTCtgagaaagcacaaaaaatgtcatgcacaaaaaataaatgctgtgaaTTGGGATCTTATACAGATTCTCCagccagggaaaaggaaagtCCCTACTGATGACTGAGATAGAAACTTCTAAATATGAGTTTACATCCTTGTGCTGCTGAGTTCTTCTTTGTAAAACACGCAGAGCAGTGTAGGGGTGGGCAATGGCTGTTTTGTTGCCAGTTACATGTGAGATCATGTGTGCTATAATGAACTGTCAATTAAATGCAATGTTTAAAGATGTAAGCCACCACCTTTTGTTTTGTCTGCTCATCATCAAATACAGACTTAGAGAACTCAGGCAagagaatattttcttcagtcttacaacatttaaaatgcattcaGGCATTCAACTGAAAGACATAGGAAATCAAAATTTAATAAGTAAATATTGTTTAAACAATCCCAATTATCtctttgaaggtttttttccttgttaaaaATACTTAGCTTCCTTTTTATTGTACATCATATTCCCAATATTCAGTTGTAAGTGATAAGTAGCACATTCTTGCAACACCACAAATCATTCTTGTTAGTGAAGATCACAGACTGACAGAATGCTTGGTGTAGGAAGGAACTTCTGCAGATCATCTGGTTCAACTGCCCTGCCCAAGCAGGGTCAGCAAGGACAGGTGATCCAGGACCATGTCCATACAGCTTTTGCCTGTCTCCAGGGATGAAGACTCTGCAACCTCTATTTGTCATCTTCAGTTACAAAATATCACCCCTTCATGCCTTAAAAGGAGATGAACTTCCTATCAGCAgctgtttaaataaataaataaataaataaataaataaataaataaataaaaaggacacACTAAAATGAGAACTAAAATTATGTTAAAATTTCCAGGTTTTGCTTTGTTGACTCCACAATCTTTAGTTTTATGTAAAAATTTACACAAGAATTTTATTAAGTGATTCTTTACACCCACAACTTTACTGTTTCTTTGAAAGTGGTCCTTCTCCTAAAATTTTTAAAGCTAAAACCTGCAGCCATATGCCCTTGAAGGGCCCAGGGATTTTTCAGCATTACAAGTTGTCTTCTGAGGTACCACAGCTTTTCATATGCTGTATTTTTCATATGGGAAATCTAATACAGCAATATCAATCTGAATTTCTTCTGTGCAGAAAAATAGTGATTTTAACCTACCTACCTTTTAAACCATGTTTCTTTATAGGACTCAAATAGTTagagcatttcttttctttttttttgttttgttttgttttgttctttggaGAAAGACTTCATTTGGACACTTGATCTTCagtgtattttgttttaatgcaaatttttaATCAGTCTGTGGGTTGTGTGGACATATCTAAACAGAAGGCACAGTTCTTTATGAAGTGGGTATTTGGCTTTTTGGCCAAGTGCATTGACAGTTGTCATCCATACATGCCTTCCCAGGTGGAGCTGTGTATCTGCTCTGTGACAGTTGTGTATTtagtttttaattgttttgttaaGAGTAAAATTACCAAATGTTTTCACAAGCAGAGAAGTGAGATCCCTGCTGGAGAGCTCTGAGTGTGAGAGTAGCACAGCACACATATGAAGACTGAAGAAAGCATTTCAAGATCACTGGAAGTTGTAACACCCCCAGTGCCCCCACCCTGACAAACTGCTGTGCAAAGGTGTTCTATGCAGGGCACTGACAGATCGGTACAGCAACACTGGGGGGACGACAGCGATACTGCAACAAGGATTCCATGTGAAAAATGCTCCCTGCTTTTTTGACTGTTTGGTGGGTCATTACAATTAATGACAAAATAACCGCATTATAAAATACTTGGGGCGAAATTTATGATTGTCTTCGATAAGGCAGCTGGCTCCCCTTTGTAAACTGGTACACTTGTAAACTGAGCAATTCACAATTCACAACAAAACTGCCCCAATAAAATGTTTGTCTGCTGGCTTCTTTGTctagctgccttttttttttttttttttgtgtgtgtgtctgtgttaaAAGGTTTGATTTTTACACAGCTTGTCAGTAAGATTCTTGATCTCTCaaagttctgtattttctttttctatgtgAGCATTTCAATCAAACCAAATATGACAATTTAAAGACGTGCAGATGGCTTTTGAGCTGGAGAGAACTGGTTGTCCAAACTAACTGGTAGAAAGGGGAGTCTTCTACTTGGTTGACTGAAATTTGGCTCTGTTAATTAGTAAATGCCTTTTCCTCAGCACTTGTTCATATCTCAAAGTTTTTTACCTTTCCTGATATGGATCATGATTCTACTAATGGTAagcattttttgtcttttttttttttttttttaaagtccaaGGGATAAGTATAAATCCCCTTCAAATACCcaatttcagaaatattttggattctttttttttttatgctggaGTATGTCCACTGTTCATCACTGTTACTTGACTTTCTCTTGTGGACATTTTGgtataaaatttttaaaaaatagtaggCACGTGCAGAAAGGTGAAAGAAATTCTCCCTTTCTCACAAAGCCACAAAGCTTATTTTCCATAATTGAATTcttgtttgatttatttttttttaatttcagtttttttcttcaatttttttttcttttcaatttttttcaatatcCTATTCCCTCTTAACTTAGCTCCGGGCAGCTGTGTCTTATAAGGTAAGTAGTCTAGGTAGATattaatctgaaataaaaaagtgttttgCTCAACAAAAGCTGCAAGACTCAGTTTGTTGGCAGAGGAAAAAGCATTGGTCTCGCCCTTCCCTGTTCTTACATTCTTACTTAAAAAGGAATGTTTTAATGTCCAAATTACAAGACTAAAATACTATCAAGCAGTAATATTTCAGGTAATTGAATTTGGGATTTGTGAGTTTTTTTGTGGTCATTGCTTGGTAATTAAGGGCTGGTCCTGGAttttaacttttcatttttgaaacatgaactctttttttttagttagaTTAATTGGACGTTTTGTGGCTGATGGCCAAGATGCTCAATTACAGGTTTAGATATAAAGTTACAGCTCCGTTTCTTGCAactttttgctttgaaaatgcaCACATGAAAAGGGAAGACCAACAGAGAGCGGCTGCCATACGATCCCCTGTTCCACTTGCGAGCGGTGCAGTGCTTGCGCGGCGCTGTGCATCATCCCTGCGGGAAGCCCATTCCTGAGCAGGGGGACCTTGGACccagcaaaatgttttcttcaccTCTGAATGCAGCTGTGAGCAACAGGCTGTACTGCACCAAATACAGTTTGTTGGCGTCAGCTTGAACTTTATTCTGccggggtttttttttctcttttctgcatgTAAACACTTTAGTAAACCTTTCTGTTGGCTTCTTGGCTGCAGtatccctggaaaaaaaaaggagatctTTTGTGACCTACAAAACATGGAAATGGGAGTTTCAATGAGCGGTTGGAAGTGGTGCCTCCAAAATCTTGTTTGCAGAGGTTTTTTGGccacccagcagagcacagagaatGCCACAGCCACACTGTGAGGAACACAGCTGAAATACAGGCTGGACAACACTCTAGGCTTTTCTTATAACAGCCTCCTGGccaaaaaatattctgataaagaggtaataaataatttttaatactaaatattttcattacttGAACATTTTTGCAGCAAGAAAGTACAAATgcattacttttaaaataaacttatGGGAAATAATTTGCAAATAAGCAAACTTGTCGAAAATAGCCTACCAAAATAATTATGAAAAGCACTTTTATTTAGGGGATTATGTTTACTGCTCCAGTATCAGATAGTCTCATAAACATG encodes the following:
- the HDDC2 gene encoding 5'-deoxynucleotidase HDDC2 isoform X1, with amino-acid sequence MADVFCSEMSERLKYLAKNSKADFFLLVWERYRRRERGASAAPAVASEPARRGAPGAPQRSAAASGCSPPPGLAGHKSGRPAAAARQGDRGEGRLHSPVTSRQNNSQAVRGGRKVRQRVTCTSRSVRTGGSLRRRRAASTATAAGTDRQTALSAAGAQGHNALSAVQRMEISTLAGMVKVTEMLSFDRSVSYSCPRGCLSLLPAGPRRNRGANTPATFPSPLRSAHAREQPACFGGFSRCSPCRSFLWLMKPEEPELWGRGSPR
- the HDDC2 gene encoding 5'-deoxynucleotidase HDDC2 isoform X2, with translation MADVFCSEMSERLKYLAKNSKADFFLLVWERYRRRERGASAAPAVASEPARRGAPGAPQRSAAASGCSPPPGLAGHKSGRPAAAARQGDRGEGRLHSPVTSRQNNSQAVRGGRKVRQRVTCTSRSVRTGGSLRRRRAASTATAAGTDRQTALSAAGAQGHNALSAVQRMEISTLAGNQKEAAGDRKNVEEALLERDL